A region from the Patescibacteria group bacterium genome encodes:
- a CDS encoding ATP-binding protein: MLGLFKPKTKKVEEKAKGENSVVASIAPVPDERKKGKTVSLISEGSLEVRDIIAPSAIEVDFDHIKIANKFYRTLFVSGYPRFVGANWLEPIINFDHSLLISMFYYPVEARGVLDDLRRKIAEMEATLSTDRERGRVVDPAVQAALDDAGSLQEQLVKGMERFFQFSFYITIPADSLEELDRISNRVESALGSLMLISKHATLQMEDAFQSTLPTCQDKLYITRNMDTTSVATTFPFTSSELSANEGILYGVNKHNGSLIIFDRFTLENANSVIFAKSGAGKSYFVKIEIIRSLLFGTEVMIIDPESEYKKMCEAMGGDYLNFSIDSTVRINPFDLPEPILGEERDQLGLKILTLHTLFKIMLGSLTSTEEAVLDNALMVSYKLKGITQDPSTQRKEPPVMQDLYKVLLSLEEPEAKTLSERLERYIRGSLAGIFDQRSNVDIKNRLTVFSVQNLEDILRPIAIYIILDFVWTKIKGDLKKRILVVDEAWYLMQNADSAEFLFSIAKRARKYYLGLSTITQDVSDFLSSEYGKTIITNSSLQILLKQHPASIDQVAEVFYLSEGEKRLLLSAGVGEGLFFAGSNHVAMQVVASEEEHKLITTNPAELIKMKEEEGETKVEKLKKKFSEAKSEPTPTTPAS, from the coding sequence ATGCTTGGATTATTTAAACCAAAAACTAAAAAAGTTGAGGAAAAAGCAAAAGGTGAAAACTCCGTTGTTGCCTCAATCGCTCCTGTTCCCGATGAACGAAAAAAAGGCAAAACGGTAAGTTTAATTTCCGAGGGATCTTTAGAGGTTCGTGATATCATCGCTCCGTCTGCTATAGAGGTAGATTTTGATCACATAAAAATTGCCAATAAATTCTATCGCACTCTCTTTGTTTCGGGTTACCCCCGCTTTGTTGGAGCCAACTGGTTGGAACCAATCATCAATTTTGACCATTCTTTGCTTATCTCAATGTTTTATTATCCCGTGGAGGCGCGGGGAGTTTTAGATGACCTTAGGCGCAAAATTGCCGAAATGGAAGCAACTTTATCAACCGATAGAGAGCGAGGCAGAGTTGTCGACCCCGCGGTTCAAGCGGCACTTGACGACGCAGGATCTTTACAGGAACAGTTGGTTAAAGGAATGGAAAGGTTCTTCCAATTTTCTTTTTACATCACAATTCCAGCCGACTCTCTAGAGGAGTTGGATCGCATTTCCAATAGAGTGGAATCGGCGCTGGGTTCTTTAATGCTTATTTCTAAACACGCTACTCTCCAAATGGAGGATGCCTTCCAAAGCACTTTACCCACCTGCCAAGACAAGCTTTATATTACAAGAAACATGGATACCACAAGCGTTGCCACCACCTTTCCGTTTACTTCTAGTGAACTGTCGGCAAACGAAGGCATTTTATATGGCGTTAATAAACACAACGGATCGCTGATCATTTTTGACCGATTTACCTTGGAAAACGCCAACTCGGTTATTTTTGCCAAGTCGGGTGCTGGAAAAAGCTATTTCGTAAAAATAGAAATTATCCGTTCTTTGCTTTTTGGTACCGAGGTTATGATCATTGATCCCGAAAGCGAGTATAAAAAAATGTGTGAGGCCATGGGCGGGGATTATCTAAATTTTTCTATAGACAGCACCGTGCGAATAAACCCCTTTGACCTTCCAGAACCAATTCTTGGCGAAGAACGAGATCAACTGGGGTTAAAAATTTTAACTTTGCATACCTTATTTAAAATCATGTTGGGAAGTTTGACTTCTACCGAAGAAGCGGTTTTGGACAACGCTTTAATGGTCAGCTATAAACTTAAAGGAATTACTCAAGATCCGTCAACCCAAAGAAAAGAGCCCCCTGTAATGCAAGATTTATATAAAGTATTGCTATCTTTGGAGGAGCCAGAAGCAAAGACTCTTTCCGAAAGATTAGAAAGGTATATTAGAGGGTCGCTGGCGGGAATTTTTGATCAGCGATCTAATGTGGACATTAAAAATAGGCTCACGGTGTTTTCGGTGCAAAATTTAGAAGATATTCTACGACCTATTGCTATTTATATAATTTTGGATTTTGTCTGGACAAAAATAAAAGGCGACCTTAAAAAGCGCATTTTAGTTGTGGATGAGGCTTGGTATTTAATGCAAAACGCCGACTCGGCAGAATTTTTATTTTCTATTGCTAAAAGGGCACGAAAGTATTATTTGGGGCTTTCTACTATTACTCAAGATGTTTCGGACTTTTTATCTTCGGAGTATGGAAAAACCATTATTACCAACTCATCTTTGCAAATTCTTTTAAAACAGCATCCGGCTTCTATTGACCAGGTTGCCGAAGTATTTTATTTATCCGAAGGAGAAAAGAGGCTACTCTTATCTGCGGGGGTGGGAGAAGGACTATTTTTTGCCGGATCTAATCATGTTGCGATGCAAGTTGTAGCGTCCGAAGAGGAACATAAATTAATTACCACAAACCCTGCAGAACTGATCAAAATGAAAGAAGAGGAGGGGGAAACAAAAGTAGAAAAACTTAAAAAGAAATTCTCCGAAGCTAAATCCGAACCCACCCCCACAACTCCTGCAAGTTAG